A part of Candidatus Deferrimicrobium borealis genomic DNA contains:
- a CDS encoding YggT family protein → MFVAKNLLEAVATIIDYALWAYMWAFILRAVLSWVSPDPYNPIVRGLYAVTEPVLSRLRRKLPLFAGSIDFAPMVAILVILFLQRFVVRTLFDLALRMP, encoded by the coding sequence ATGTTCGTGGCGAAGAACCTGCTCGAAGCGGTGGCGACGATCATCGACTATGCGTTGTGGGCCTACATGTGGGCGTTCATCCTTCGGGCCGTGCTGTCGTGGGTCAGCCCCGATCCGTACAATCCGATCGTCCGCGGCCTCTACGCGGTGACCGAACCGGTCCTCTCCCGCCTGCGCCGGAAGCTCCCGCTGTTCGCCGGCTCGATCGACTTCGCGCCGATGGTCGCGATCCTCGTCATCCTCTTCCTGCAGCGGTTCGTCGTGCGGACGCTGTTCGACCTCGCCCTCCGGATGCCGTGA
- the proC gene encoding pyrroline-5-carboxylate reductase: MALGFLGAGNMGEAMIRGLLSAKLRSPEQVVVYDAAPGRGEELRRRFGVAAARSVEDLLRSCDTVVVAVKPQVLASVLSGISRDAARGKTFVSIVAGAKVALFEKALGEGAKIVRTMPNTPAIVGMGSTGVYFPPAVDAATRKEVLALFSSFGTVAEMPREELLDAVTALSGSGPAYAFLFIEALADGAVRAGMGRAEASLLAAATLEGAARMVRETGKHPAELKDMVMSPGGTTAAGVAALERGAFRATVMDAVLSAWQRCRELSG, from the coding sequence ATGGCGCTCGGATTTCTCGGTGCGGGAAACATGGGGGAGGCGATGATCCGCGGCCTGCTCTCCGCGAAATTGCGCTCGCCGGAGCAGGTTGTGGTGTACGACGCGGCCCCGGGCCGGGGGGAGGAGCTGCGGCGCCGTTTCGGGGTCGCCGCCGCCCGTTCCGTCGAGGACCTGCTGCGCTCCTGCGACACGGTGGTGGTCGCCGTGAAGCCGCAGGTCCTGGCGTCCGTCCTCTCCGGGATCTCCCGGGACGCGGCGCGGGGGAAGACGTTCGTCTCCATCGTGGCGGGCGCGAAGGTCGCCCTCTTCGAAAAGGCGCTCGGGGAAGGCGCGAAGATCGTGCGGACGATGCCCAACACGCCGGCGATCGTCGGGATGGGGAGCACCGGGGTCTACTTCCCGCCCGCCGTCGACGCGGCAACCCGGAAAGAGGTCCTCGCCCTGTTCTCCTCCTTCGGGACGGTGGCCGAGATGCCCCGCGAGGAGCTGCTCGACGCGGTGACCGCGCTCTCCGGATCCGGCCCGGCCTACGCGTTCCTCTTCATCGAGGCGTTGGCGGACGGGGCGGTGCGTGCCGGGATGGGGCGGGCCGAAGCCTCGCTCCTCGCGGCCGCGACCCTCGAGGGGGCGGCGCGGATGGTCCGCGAGACGGGGAAGCACCCCGCCGAGCTCAAGGACATGGTGATGTCCCCGGGGGGGACGACGGCCGCCGGGGTGGCCGCGCTGGAGCGCGGGGCCTTCCGGGCGACGGTGATGGACGCGGTGCTGTCCGCGTGGCAGCGTTGCCGCGAGCTTTCGGGCTGA
- a CDS encoding DUF167 domain-containing protein, whose product MSLADGPSATMSVRVVPRSSKEGVAGFEGGVVKIRLNAPPVEGKANDALVRFLAKAVGVPRSRVTLVTGEKGRSKIVRVAGVTREELMAALGL is encoded by the coding sequence GTGAGCCTCGCGGACGGTCCCTCCGCCACCATGTCCGTCCGTGTGGTCCCGCGCTCCTCGAAGGAGGGGGTGGCCGGGTTCGAGGGAGGCGTCGTGAAGATCCGCCTCAACGCCCCACCCGTCGAAGGGAAGGCCAACGACGCCCTCGTCCGCTTCCTCGCGAAGGCCGTGGGTGTTCCAAGGAGCCGCGTCACGCTGGTCACGGGGGAGAAGGGGAGGAGCAAGATCGTCCGCGTCGCCGGCGTCACCCGCGAGGAGTTGATGGCCGCCCTCGGTTTATAG
- a CDS encoding B12-binding domain-containing radical SAM protein has protein sequence MGRPRRGGAGPANEIFAARKDWGVGIRVALVYPNRYAAGMSNLGFLLIYARINARPDALCERAFLSGDGGRRAPPRGPGAGSAKSPIEGRTLESGRPLSSFDVVAISLSYENDLLNVPAILAAGGIPPFREDRAASGARYPLVVAGGFAASLNPEPAGVFADAVVVGDGERAVDLLLDHGPGQAGDSGYQRELSAIPGVYVPGGYRPEYKESSPAERTSGRLPALRAMEPLPGFPFPVAREVLDLRSLSPAPPVILSEETELGRMSLVETSRGCPRMCGFCAAAHACPSFREFPIDRVRAAVDAAWPHRRKVGLIGAAVLDWGPFRELAREILERGGSVSPASVRADLVDEEIAEILARSGHRTVALAPECGDARLRARVGKRVPDEAFFTAAEVLARSGIVSFKLYFLLGLPGVPREEEVGGIAQFIGTFRKRVLEVARGVGRMGAVTAVLSPFVPKPFTPLQWASMTPEEELKSREKGVGAVVRAVPNVRVSASPPWDAVVQGYLGLSDRRVADGLRAARPGKLPRSTPGLAGGLASVVFREKGGGEFLPWEVIDGGLRKDALRARYEAFLR, from the coding sequence GTGGGAAGGCCGCGCCGCGGGGGCGCCGGGCCCGCAAACGAGATCTTCGCCGCGCGCAAGGATTGGGGAGTCGGAATCCGCGTCGCGCTCGTCTATCCAAACCGGTACGCGGCGGGGATGTCGAACCTCGGGTTCCTCCTGATCTACGCCCGGATCAACGCGCGTCCGGACGCCCTTTGCGAGCGGGCCTTCCTGTCGGGGGACGGGGGCCGGCGCGCCCCGCCGCGGGGCCCGGGGGCCGGTTCCGCGAAATCGCCCATCGAAGGGAGGACGCTCGAGAGCGGGCGCCCCCTTTCCTCGTTCGACGTCGTCGCCATCTCCCTCTCCTACGAGAACGACCTTCTGAACGTCCCCGCGATCCTCGCCGCGGGCGGAATTCCCCCATTCCGGGAGGATCGTGCCGCCTCCGGCGCCCGGTACCCCCTCGTTGTCGCCGGAGGGTTCGCCGCGTCGCTCAATCCGGAGCCGGCCGGGGTCTTCGCCGATGCCGTGGTCGTGGGCGACGGGGAGCGCGCGGTGGACCTCCTCCTGGACCATGGACCCGGGCAGGCGGGGGATTCCGGATACCAAAGGGAACTCTCCGCGATCCCGGGAGTGTACGTCCCCGGTGGGTATCGCCCGGAATATAAGGAGTCGTCCCCGGCGGAGCGGACCTCCGGCCGACTCCCCGCGCTTCGGGCGATGGAACCGCTCCCGGGGTTCCCCTTCCCCGTCGCGCGCGAGGTACTCGATCTTCGCTCCCTGTCCCCGGCTCCGCCCGTCATCCTGTCGGAGGAGACGGAGTTGGGCAGAATGTCCCTCGTCGAGACGTCCCGCGGCTGCCCGAGGATGTGCGGGTTCTGCGCCGCGGCCCACGCCTGCCCCTCCTTCCGGGAGTTTCCCATCGACCGCGTGCGCGCGGCCGTCGACGCGGCGTGGCCGCACCGCAGGAAGGTGGGGCTCATCGGCGCCGCGGTCCTCGACTGGGGTCCGTTCCGGGAGCTGGCGCGGGAGATCCTCGAGCGCGGCGGGTCGGTTTCGCCGGCCTCCGTCCGCGCGGATCTCGTCGACGAGGAGATCGCGGAGATTCTCGCCCGGAGCGGACATCGCACGGTGGCGCTGGCGCCGGAGTGCGGCGATGCCCGGCTGCGCGCGCGGGTCGGGAAGCGGGTGCCGGACGAGGCGTTCTTCACCGCCGCGGAGGTCCTGGCCCGTTCGGGGATCGTCTCGTTCAAGCTGTATTTCCTGCTCGGACTTCCGGGGGTGCCGCGGGAGGAAGAGGTCGGGGGGATCGCGCAGTTCATCGGGACCTTCCGGAAGCGCGTTCTCGAGGTCGCGCGCGGGGTCGGCCGGATGGGCGCCGTGACGGCGGTGCTCTCTCCCTTCGTCCCGAAGCCGTTCACGCCGCTGCAGTGGGCTTCGATGACCCCGGAGGAGGAGCTGAAGTCGCGGGAGAAGGGCGTGGGCGCCGTCGTCCGCGCGGTCCCCAACGTGCGGGTCTCCGCATCGCCCCCATGGGACGCGGTCGTGCAGGGGTACCTCGGCCTTTCGGACCGGAGGGTGGCCGACGGCCTGCGGGCGGCGCGTCCGGGAAAGCTCCCACGCTCCACGCCAGGGTTAGCCGGGGGGCTGGCGTCGGTTGTCTTCCGGGAGAAGGGGGGCGGGGAGTTTCTCCCCTGGGAGGTGATCGACGGGGGCCTGCGAAAGGACGCGCTGCGCGCCCGCTACGAGGCCTTCCTCCGTTAG
- a CDS encoding FKBP-type peptidyl-prolyl cis-trans isomerase, with amino-acid sequence MKRRVAMAICTMVALSGAAFAADVPELKGDREKISYSIGMDIGGNLRRGSVEVDPDMLAKGLKDSYGGGKTLLTEDQARQAIEDFQKTLMAKKAETMQKLSEKNKADGEKFLAENAKKEGVKSLPSGLQYREITPGKGKSPKATDTVTTHYKGTLIDGTEFDSSYKRGEPATFPVSGVISGWTEALQLMKEGAKWQLFIPPNLAYGEKGAGRDIGPNATLIFEVELISVK; translated from the coding sequence ATGAAGAGACGGGTTGCGATGGCGATATGCACCATGGTTGCGCTTTCGGGGGCGGCATTCGCCGCGGACGTCCCGGAGCTGAAAGGGGACAGGGAGAAGATCAGCTACAGCATCGGGATGGACATCGGGGGGAACCTGCGGCGGGGATCCGTCGAGGTGGACCCGGACATGCTGGCGAAAGGGTTGAAGGACAGCTACGGCGGTGGGAAAACCCTCCTCACCGAGGATCAGGCGCGCCAGGCGATAGAGGACTTTCAGAAGACGCTGATGGCGAAGAAGGCGGAGACGATGCAGAAACTCTCGGAGAAGAACAAGGCGGACGGGGAGAAGTTCCTCGCGGAGAACGCGAAGAAAGAGGGGGTGAAGTCCCTCCCGAGCGGACTCCAGTACAGGGAGATCACTCCCGGCAAGGGGAAGAGCCCGAAAGCCACCGACACGGTGACGACCCATTACAAGGGGACGCTGATCGACGGGACGGAGTTCGACAGCTCCTACAAGCGCGGCGAGCCGGCGACGTTCCCGGTCTCGGGGGTGATCTCCGGCTGGACCGAGGCGCTCCAGTTGATGAAGGAGGGGGCGAAGTGGCAGCTCTTCATCCCCCCGAATCTTGCGTACGGCGAGAAGGGAGCGGGCCGCGACATCGGCCCGAACGCCACGCTGATCTTCGAGGTGGAGCTGATCTCGGTCAAGTGA
- a CDS encoding branched-chain amino acid aminotransferase, with protein MQIRVAEAPENRRRRKPDSGEKLGFGNIFSDHMFLMDYSQGTGWRDARIVPYGPLSLAPSAMVLHYGQEIFEGMKAYYARDGAVCLFRPDRNAVRLNRSAARMCLPEIPVEDQLAALRALVRLDREWIPRDEGASLYIRPTMIGIEEGLGVRPSADVLFFIITGPVGAYYARGFDPVRILVEERYVRAAKGGVGEAKTGGNYAASLLAAKNAKALGFDQVLWLDAERRSFVEEVGTMNIFFVLRGELVTPPLSGSILPGVTRDTVLTLAREWKLPVAERPVEIDEVLKGAADGTLSEAFGSGTAAVISPVGSFSCRGQEVAVNGGMAGELAVRFFREITGIQYGEIEDRHRWIHRVE; from the coding sequence ATGCAGATCAGGGTGGCAGAGGCGCCGGAAAACCGCAGGAGGCGGAAGCCGGACAGCGGCGAGAAGCTCGGGTTCGGAAACATCTTCTCGGACCACATGTTCCTGATGGACTATTCGCAGGGAACGGGGTGGCGAGACGCCCGCATCGTCCCGTACGGACCGCTGTCGCTCGCCCCATCCGCCATGGTTCTGCACTACGGGCAGGAGATCTTCGAGGGGATGAAGGCCTACTACGCGCGGGACGGCGCCGTCTGCCTCTTCCGTCCCGACCGGAACGCGGTGCGACTGAACCGCTCGGCGGCGCGCATGTGTCTGCCGGAGATCCCGGTCGAGGACCAGCTCGCCGCCCTCCGGGCCCTGGTGCGGCTCGACCGGGAGTGGATCCCGAGGGACGAGGGGGCATCCCTGTACATCCGTCCCACGATGATCGGGATCGAAGAGGGGCTGGGCGTCCGCCCGTCGGCGGATGTCCTCTTTTTCATCATCACCGGCCCGGTGGGGGCGTACTACGCGCGGGGGTTCGATCCCGTCCGCATCCTCGTCGAGGAGCGGTACGTGCGCGCCGCCAAAGGGGGTGTGGGAGAAGCGAAGACGGGCGGAAATTACGCGGCGAGTCTCCTCGCGGCGAAGAACGCGAAGGCGCTCGGTTTCGACCAGGTCCTCTGGCTCGACGCCGAGCGGCGGAGCTTCGTGGAAGAGGTGGGAACGATGAACATCTTCTTCGTGCTCCGCGGGGAACTGGTCACCCCGCCGCTCTCCGGTTCGATCCTGCCCGGGGTGACGCGGGACACCGTCCTCACGCTCGCGCGGGAGTGGAAGCTCCCGGTGGCGGAGCGCCCCGTGGAGATCGACGAGGTTCTGAAGGGGGCCGCGGACGGTACGCTCTCCGAGGCATTCGGCTCCGGGACGGCGGCGGTCATCTCCCCGGTCGGATCCTTCTCCTGCCGCGGGCAGGAGGTCGCCGTGAACGGGGGGATGGCGGGAGAACTCGCCGTTCGCTTTTTCCGGGAGATCACCGGGATCCAGTACGGGGAGATCGAGGACCGCCACCGGTGGATCCACCGGGTGGAGTGA
- a CDS encoding Maf family protein gives MILASESPRRRELLAAVGVPFRVVPSGVDEIPRPGESPSGFVRRAALDKGEAVALLHPSSFVLSADTIVVSDGRILGKPRDRAEARRMLSRLAGREHRVQTAICLLCRERAYRDLGTEVTRVRFRPLTAAEIAAYARTGECDDKAGAYAAQGAGMLLIDRVAGSFSNVVGLPMTRVVTMLARARLIRVTRSGPAWYAFAGGAR, from the coding sequence ATGATCCTCGCCTCCGAGTCACCCCGCCGCCGGGAGCTTCTCGCCGCCGTCGGCGTTCCGTTCCGCGTGGTCCCGTCGGGGGTCGACGAAATTCCGCGCCCCGGGGAGTCTCCTTCGGGGTTCGTCCGCAGGGCCGCTCTGGACAAGGGGGAGGCGGTGGCGTTGCTTCACCCGTCGTCCTTCGTTCTGTCGGCGGACACGATCGTGGTCTCGGACGGCCGGATCCTCGGGAAGCCCCGGGACCGCGCGGAGGCGAGGCGGATGCTCTCGCGCCTCGCCGGCCGCGAGCACAGGGTGCAAACGGCGATCTGCCTCCTTTGCCGGGAGCGCGCCTACCGGGACCTCGGCACGGAAGTGACCCGGGTGCGATTTCGCCCCCTCACGGCGGCGGAGATCGCGGCCTATGCCCGCACGGGGGAGTGCGACGACAAGGCGGGGGCGTACGCGGCGCAGGGGGCGGGGATGCTGCTCATCGACCGGGTCGCGGGGTCGTTCTCGAACGTTGTGGGTCTTCCGATGACCCGCGTCGTGACGATGCTCGCGCGGGCGCGGCTGATCCGGGTCACGCGCAGCGGCCCGGCCTGGTACGCCTTCGCGGGTGGAGCGCGGTGA
- a CDS encoding YggS family pyridoxal phosphate-dependent enzyme, with product MSPPGSPPGEGAPLGERAAWVRERVADAVRRSGRPAGSVKLIAVSKTQPLARVLEAHAAGLSVFGENYVQEAEEKIPALPGAEWHLIGRLQGNKVRRAVALFSWIQTADSARRLREISRCAAESGRTARVLIEVNLGGEGSKAGAAPGDLRAILDDSLGLPGVRVEGFMAIPPFSTDPEESRPHFARLRGLRDALARELHGAALGELSMGMSNDFEQAIGEGATMVRVGTAIFGSRQGRG from the coding sequence GTGAGCCCCCCGGGGTCGCCTCCGGGCGAGGGTGCTCCGCTCGGGGAACGTGCGGCGTGGGTACGGGAACGGGTCGCGGACGCCGTGCGGCGGTCGGGGAGGCCGGCCGGTTCCGTGAAGCTGATCGCGGTTTCGAAGACCCAGCCGCTCGCTCGGGTCCTCGAGGCGCACGCGGCGGGGTTGTCGGTGTTCGGCGAAAATTACGTCCAGGAGGCGGAGGAGAAGATCCCGGCGCTTCCGGGCGCCGAATGGCACCTGATCGGCCGTCTGCAGGGGAACAAGGTCCGCAGGGCGGTCGCCCTGTTCTCCTGGATCCAGACGGCGGATTCCGCCCGGCGGCTCCGTGAGATCTCGCGTTGCGCCGCCGAGTCCGGGAGGACGGCGCGGGTCCTGATCGAGGTGAACCTCGGCGGCGAGGGGAGCAAGGCGGGAGCGGCCCCCGGCGATCTGCGCGCGATTCTCGACGATTCCCTCGGGCTCCCCGGGGTGCGCGTGGAGGGGTTCATGGCGATCCCGCCGTTCTCGACCGACCCCGAGGAGAGCCGGCCTCACTTCGCGCGGCTGCGGGGACTGCGGGACGCGCTGGCGCGGGAACTCCACGGCGCGGCGCTCGGGGAGTTGTCGATGGGGATGTCCAACGATTTCGAACAGGCGATCGGGGAAGGGGCGACGATGGTCCGCGTCGGGACCGCGATCTTCGGAAGCCGGCAGGGGAGGGGCTGA
- the ftsZ gene encoding cell division protein FtsZ, which yields MFTIVEENRCHAVIKVFGVGGGGGNAINTMIEEGLQGVEFIAANTDAQALSRSLAPLKLQLGARLTKGLGAGANPDIGRQAALEDRDLIRESLTGADMVFITAGLGGGTGTGAGPVVAEVAREIGALTVAVVTRPFSFEGHTRKAQADGGTKDLRGFVDTIIVIPNEKLLLIAGKEMRFVEAFRKVDDVLFQAVRGISELVTKPGYINLDFADVKTIMSGMGVALMGTGAASGQNRAVAAAEKAISSPLLEDVSIRGARGILINITAGTSLSLSEVNEAASLVREEASDEANIIFGTVIDETLTDELKVTVVATGFEPGVAEGVLRTPRKGIKLISRADDLQTPAFLRASAPKTFEERLEDLPLIDKEAEIESLDEFEIPTFLRRRVE from the coding sequence ATGTTCACGATCGTCGAGGAGAACCGCTGCCACGCAGTCATCAAGGTGTTCGGCGTGGGCGGCGGCGGCGGCAACGCCATCAACACCATGATCGAGGAAGGGTTGCAGGGCGTCGAGTTCATCGCCGCGAACACCGACGCGCAGGCGCTGTCGCGGAGCCTGGCGCCTCTCAAGCTCCAGCTGGGGGCCCGTCTTACCAAGGGGCTCGGCGCGGGCGCCAACCCCGATATCGGCCGTCAGGCGGCCCTCGAGGACCGCGACCTGATCCGGGAGTCCCTCACCGGCGCGGACATGGTCTTCATCACCGCGGGGCTGGGGGGGGGCACGGGGACCGGCGCGGGGCCGGTGGTCGCGGAGGTGGCCAGGGAGATCGGGGCGCTCACGGTGGCGGTCGTGACGCGGCCGTTCTCCTTCGAGGGACATACCCGGAAAGCGCAGGCGGACGGGGGGACCAAGGACCTGCGGGGCTTCGTCGACACGATCATCGTCATCCCGAACGAGAAGCTTCTCCTGATCGCAGGGAAGGAGATGCGCTTCGTCGAGGCGTTTCGCAAGGTGGACGACGTTCTTTTCCAGGCGGTCCGCGGGATCTCCGAGCTGGTCACGAAGCCCGGCTACATCAATCTCGATTTCGCCGACGTGAAGACGATCATGTCGGGGATGGGCGTTGCGCTGATGGGGACGGGGGCCGCATCCGGGCAGAACCGGGCGGTCGCCGCCGCCGAGAAAGCGATCTCGAGCCCGCTTCTCGAGGACGTCTCGATCCGCGGAGCCCGCGGCATCCTCATCAACATCACCGCCGGGACGTCCCTGTCCCTGAGCGAGGTGAACGAGGCGGCGAGCCTGGTCCGCGAGGAGGCGTCCGACGAGGCGAACATCATCTTCGGGACGGTGATCGACGAAACGCTGACGGACGAACTGAAGGTCACGGTGGTCGCGACCGGGTTCGAACCGGGCGTCGCGGAAGGAGTGTTGAGGACCCCGCGGAAGGGGATCAAGCTCATCAGCCGGGCCGACGATCTGCAGACCCCCGCGTTCCTGCGGGCCTCCGCGCCGAAGACGTTCGAGGAGCGCCTGGAGGACCTTCCCCTGATCGACAAGGAGGCGGAGATCGAGTCGCTCGACGAGTTCGAGATTCCCACGTTCCTCCGTCGGCGGGTGGAGTAG
- a CDS encoding CxxxxCH/CxxCH domain-containing protein encodes MTVPTHFFRDLRLSTLSLILLVAFAGISGCANDDSPNVMVSPPGWVVAPSGGQHATSATLTYIANGGTSSCAECHGADLSGGTSKVSCFGNPAGCHHGPVANWATPAGHGATAKKAPGSSGFASCQVCHGADFRTPRGDANITCYSCHSLAPHPNGPWRSSAGSTHTNSDPSNAPVCANCHRNANPGTPDCFNNTLCHAQPGAPHPVGSPAWYATPPAAQPHGSVDNGAKAAPGATTGFLYCQACHGTGTEFAGGSSGVSCTNSPNAACHGTGVASPHPPTPWRGSPYTHATTDPGNASVCANCHRNANPGTPDCFNNTMCHAQPGTVAHPIPYNDASHYAVTSTTFTGSCSGCHDVSAPSTKVGPVCQTCHVAASPLTAANCTSCHASPPNGGTGAAYANIAGAHSVHLGLNSTGSPVSCNTCHNALGPSLLDNNHYNRAKSRVEPGDVALLTTYNAESGTSSFNSAAFSCSNVSCHGGVARSGGNPGTPLSWRTGTLTVNTACTSCHNSGNAQFNSYNSGEHQFHVVGEGISCTACHNTTTLAVNHFTNLGTTAMEGPASATIGGGTTSIPAGNYNGISCDPQCHRRRNW; translated from the coding sequence ATGACGGTCCCCACCCATTTCTTCCGGGACCTTCGACTTTCCACGCTGTCGCTGATCCTCCTGGTCGCCTTCGCAGGGATCTCCGGATGCGCGAACGACGATTCCCCCAACGTCATGGTCAGCCCGCCGGGTTGGGTGGTGGCTCCCTCCGGCGGCCAGCATGCGACGTCCGCCACGCTGACCTACATTGCCAACGGCGGAACCAGTTCCTGCGCCGAATGCCACGGTGCGGACCTCTCCGGCGGAACCTCGAAGGTTTCCTGCTTCGGAAACCCCGCGGGCTGCCACCACGGTCCGGTCGCAAACTGGGCCACCCCCGCGGGTCACGGGGCGACCGCCAAGAAGGCCCCCGGCAGCTCCGGCTTCGCCTCCTGCCAGGTCTGCCACGGGGCGGACTTCCGGACCCCCCGAGGCGACGCGAACATAACCTGCTACTCCTGCCACAGCCTGGCCCCGCACCCGAACGGGCCGTGGCGCTCCTCCGCAGGATCGACGCATACGAACTCGGACCCGTCGAACGCCCCCGTGTGCGCCAACTGCCACCGGAACGCCAATCCGGGCACACCCGATTGCTTCAACAACACGCTGTGCCACGCGCAGCCAGGCGCTCCGCACCCCGTGGGGAGCCCCGCCTGGTATGCGACCCCGCCCGCGGCCCAGCCCCACGGAAGCGTCGACAACGGTGCGAAGGCCGCGCCGGGCGCTACCACCGGCTTCCTCTACTGCCAGGCCTGCCACGGGACCGGGACGGAATTCGCGGGAGGCTCCTCGGGGGTGTCCTGCACCAACAGTCCCAACGCTGCGTGTCACGGGACCGGGGTCGCCTCCCCGCACCCGCCGACTCCGTGGCGCGGCTCCCCGTACACCCACGCTACCACCGACCCGGGTAACGCCTCCGTGTGCGCCAACTGCCACCGGAACGCCAATCCGGGCACGCCCGATTGCTTCAACAACACGATGTGCCACGCGCAGCCAGGCACAGTCGCACACCCGATCCCGTACAACGATGCCTCCCACTACGCGGTGACCTCCACGACGTTCACGGGGAGCTGCAGCGGCTGCCACGACGTCTCAGCACCCTCGACGAAGGTCGGGCCCGTCTGCCAGACGTGCCACGTCGCGGCCTCGCCGCTCACGGCCGCCAACTGCACTTCCTGCCACGCCAGTCCGCCGAACGGGGGCACGGGGGCGGCGTATGCGAATATCGCCGGTGCGCATTCCGTGCATCTCGGTCTGAACAGCACGGGAAGCCCGGTCTCCTGCAATACCTGCCACAACGCGCTTGGACCCAGCCTCCTGGACAATAATCACTATAACCGCGCCAAGAGCCGGGTCGAGCCAGGTGACGTGGCGCTCCTGACGACCTATAACGCGGAATCCGGGACGTCCTCGTTCAACTCCGCCGCGTTTTCCTGCTCGAACGTGAGCTGCCATGGCGGGGTGGCCAGGTCCGGCGGAAATCCGGGAACCCCGCTCAGCTGGCGTACGGGGACCCTCACCGTGAACACCGCTTGCACGAGCTGCCACAATTCGGGCAACGCGCAATTCAACAGCTACAATTCCGGGGAGCACCAGTTCCATGTGGTTGGTGAGGGGATATCATGCACGGCCTGCCACAACACCACCACGCTCGCGGTGAACCATTTCACCAACCTCGGCACCACGGCGATGGAAGGGCCGGCATCGGCGACGATCGGGGGGGGGACCACGTCGATTCCCGCCGGAAATTACAATGGCATCAGCTGCGATCCGCAATGCCACAGGAGAAGGAATTGGTAA
- a CDS encoding secondary thiamine-phosphate synthase enzyme YjbQ encodes MAFKTITVKTESAQQLVDITQQVRLVVRESGVKSGVCRVFIPHTTAAVTINENADPNVRRDLLNRLEQAAPSDGTYLHTEGNSHAHIKSSLVGSSVVVFVEAGRLVLGTWQSIFLCDFDGPRTRNVMVRVSAG; translated from the coding sequence ATGGCGTTCAAGACGATCACCGTGAAAACCGAAAGCGCGCAGCAACTGGTCGACATCACCCAGCAGGTCCGCCTCGTGGTGCGGGAGAGCGGCGTGAAAAGCGGGGTCTGCCGGGTCTTCATCCCCCATACCACGGCGGCGGTCACCATCAACGAGAACGCCGACCCGAACGTACGGCGCGACCTCCTGAACCGCCTCGAGCAGGCCGCCCCTTCCGACGGGACGTACCTCCACACCGAGGGAAATTCCCACGCACACATCAAATCCAGCCTCGTCGGATCGAGCGTCGTCGTGTTCGTCGAGGCCGGCCGGTTGGTTCTCGGTACCTGGCAGTCCATCTTCCTGTGCGACTTCGACGGCCCCCGCACCCGGAACGTGATGGTGCGGGTCTCGGCCGGGTGA